From a single Natronorubrum tibetense GA33 genomic region:
- a CDS encoding DUF502 domain-containing protein has translation MPEPRGGPNALFKRWLINGIAIAIPLVITLLVLLVVVDFILGVLSPIVQGIIYVLPNDPPTAVVQLVTLLSLIAFFVVIGIVAEYTPGRYISKRVHATMETIPGISTVYESVRRASTMLLDDDTEQFKDVKLVEFPHRDAYMLAFLTADTPQVVEERVDDGTMVTVMVPLGPNPTTNGFVMHMPTEHVYDVDITVEEAIRSIATLGVASTELGEAEHD, from the coding sequence ATGCCGGAGCCTCGAGGCGGCCCGAACGCCCTCTTCAAGCGCTGGCTCATCAACGGGATCGCGATCGCGATTCCGCTGGTGATTACGCTCCTGGTGTTGCTCGTCGTCGTCGATTTCATCCTCGGCGTGCTCTCGCCGATCGTCCAGGGAATCATCTACGTTCTGCCGAACGATCCGCCGACGGCGGTCGTCCAGTTGGTGACGCTCCTCTCGTTGATCGCGTTCTTCGTCGTGATCGGCATCGTCGCGGAGTACACACCCGGTCGGTACATCTCGAAACGCGTTCACGCGACGATGGAGACCATCCCCGGAATCAGCACGGTCTACGAGAGCGTCCGCCGGGCCAGTACCATGTTGCTCGACGACGATACGGAGCAGTTCAAGGACGTGAAACTCGTCGAGTTTCCCCATCGGGACGCCTACATGCTGGCTTTTCTCACCGCGGATACCCCGCAAGTGGTTGAAGAACGCGTCGACGACGGCACGATGGTGACCGTCATGGTTCCGCTGGGGCCGAATCCGACAACCAACGGGTTCGTGATGCATATGCCCACCGAGCACGTCTACGATGTCGATATTACCGTCGAAGAGGCCATCCGCTCGATCGCGACGCTCGGCGTCGCCTCCACCGAACTCGGCGAAGCGGAACACGATTGA
- a CDS encoding pro-sigmaK processing inhibitor BofA family protein: protein MTGPEILLLVLVLVGVLLAATIVRAISPFIVNAVVGLLVLFLANAVFALPIAVTPVVLLIVALGGVLGAIAVIVLALFGIAFVP from the coding sequence ATGACTGGTCCCGAAATCCTCCTCCTCGTCCTCGTTCTCGTGGGTGTACTCCTCGCGGCGACGATCGTCCGCGCGATTAGCCCCTTCATCGTCAATGCGGTCGTCGGCTTGCTCGTTCTGTTCCTCGCCAACGCGGTGTTCGCGCTCCCCATCGCAGTAACGCCGGTCGTCCTCTTGATCGTCGCCCTGGGCGGCGTTCTCGGTGCGATCGCCGTGATCGTCCTCGCGCTGTTCGGCATCGCGTTCGTCCCCTAA
- a CDS encoding DUF7504 family protein, with protein sequence MEPDPLAEIDPQANVLLVHSTHSKSDACAELRHDHGPTAELKVTFGDDQPAEPDSGNVEGTVGLLRVGNLLHNTGDADPDFTDTVVVDSVCDPTDLGEIGVAISRFCKHWEDTDEQITVCFDSLDALLCSSAPKRVFQFAHVLTNRLASVDASAHFHFDPTRHEDRVVSTFGTVFDAVVADEDAEDSLPEATDEEVADLLAEWNDGAAGTIELEPTPTAEATDEEIARILEK encoded by the coding sequence ATGGAGCCCGACCCCCTCGCCGAGATCGACCCGCAGGCGAACGTCTTGCTCGTTCACTCGACCCACAGCAAGTCCGACGCCTGCGCCGAACTCCGTCACGACCACGGCCCCACAGCCGAACTCAAAGTGACGTTCGGCGACGACCAGCCGGCCGAACCGGATTCAGGCAACGTCGAGGGAACGGTCGGACTGCTGCGAGTCGGGAACCTGTTGCACAACACCGGCGACGCGGATCCCGACTTCACTGACACTGTCGTCGTCGACTCCGTCTGCGACCCGACCGATCTCGGAGAAATCGGCGTCGCAATCAGTCGGTTCTGCAAACACTGGGAGGATACGGACGAACAGATCACGGTCTGTTTCGACTCGCTGGACGCGCTCCTGTGTAGTTCCGCTCCCAAGCGCGTCTTCCAGTTTGCACACGTGCTCACGAACCGACTCGCGAGCGTCGACGCCTCCGCGCACTTCCACTTCGATCCGACGCGCCACGAGGATCGGGTCGTCTCCACGTTCGGAACGGTCTTCGATGCCGTCGTCGCCGACGAGGACGCTGAAGACTCGCTCCCGGAGGCGACCGACGAGGAGGTCGCCGATCTGCTCGCGGAGTGGAACGACGGCGCGGCGGGGACGATCGAACTCGAGCCGACGCCGACGGCCGAGGCGACCGACGAAGAGATTGCTCGGATTCTGGAGAAGTGA
- a CDS encoding DEAD/DEAH box helicase, producing MSKQVQEVETIFCHEIGNDYLIVVERDGQRLFRAKLGLSETSAGPRPAKFRLKDGSSEEPRQPDEFVELARRAKRIRISEQTSRTGRQELTEMFGGYQLEDKTKTVRTCRYCASAGRYSPITTETAIKDDNDWICKDCAREQLERQLSYAGGGEVTGAAKDRLEDLMMEVQDLERIVNLLKGQLDPDLTKFDTISATTDEVDPVRVDSMNLHPGVQNLLEDRFETLLPVQSLAVDHGLLDGDDQMVVSATATGKTLVGEMSGIDRVLEGKGKMLFLVPLVALANQKYEDFQDEYGHLVDVSIRVGASRISDNGNQFDPNADVIVGTYEGIDHALRTGKDMGDIGTVVIDEVHTLKEEERGHRLDGLISRLKYTCEQRAKRRDSYDGAQWVYLSATVGNPEQLATALEAKLIEFEERPVPIERHVTFADGQEKVRIENKLVKRAFDTESSKGYRGQTIIFTNSRRRCHEISRKLEYSAAPYHAGLDYRKRKQVERQFGEQELSAVVTTAALAAGVDFPASQVIFDSLAMGIEWLSVQEFHQMLGRAGRPDYHDEGTVYILVEPDCAYHNSMEMSEDEVAFKLLKGDMESVMTHYDEGAAVEETLANITVGGKAAKALNDRMLGDVPTKHAIGKLLQYDFIDGFEPTPLGRVITRHFLDPGDAFALLDGIRKDAHPYELVADLELRDDDL from the coding sequence GTGTCGAAGCAGGTCCAGGAGGTCGAGACGATCTTTTGTCACGAGATCGGCAACGACTATCTCATCGTCGTCGAACGTGACGGACAGCGGCTGTTCCGGGCGAAGCTCGGGCTGTCGGAAACCTCGGCTGGCCCCCGCCCCGCGAAGTTCCGACTGAAAGATGGCTCGAGCGAGGAGCCCCGCCAGCCAGACGAGTTCGTCGAACTCGCTCGCCGAGCGAAACGGATCCGTATCTCGGAACAGACCTCGCGAACGGGCCGCCAGGAACTCACCGAGATGTTCGGCGGCTACCAGCTCGAGGACAAAACCAAGACCGTCCGTACCTGCCGGTACTGCGCTTCCGCGGGCCGCTACTCGCCGATTACGACGGAAACCGCGATCAAGGACGACAACGACTGGATCTGCAAGGACTGTGCGCGCGAGCAGCTCGAACGGCAGTTGAGCTACGCCGGCGGCGGCGAAGTGACGGGAGCGGCGAAGGACCGCCTCGAGGATCTCATGATGGAGGTCCAGGACTTAGAACGGATCGTCAACCTGCTGAAAGGGCAACTCGACCCCGACCTGACGAAATTCGATACCATCTCGGCGACGACCGACGAGGTCGACCCCGTCCGGGTGGACTCGATGAACCTGCATCCCGGCGTCCAGAACCTGCTCGAGGACCGGTTCGAGACGCTGTTGCCCGTCCAGAGCCTCGCGGTGGATCACGGACTGCTCGACGGTGACGATCAGATGGTGGTCTCGGCGACGGCAACCGGGAAGACGCTCGTCGGCGAGATGTCCGGGATCGACCGCGTGCTCGAGGGGAAAGGCAAGATGCTCTTTCTCGTCCCGCTCGTTGCACTGGCGAACCAGAAGTACGAGGATTTCCAGGACGAGTACGGCCACCTTGTCGACGTCTCGATTCGCGTGGGCGCGAGTCGGATTTCGGACAACGGCAACCAGTTCGATCCCAACGCCGACGTCATCGTCGGCACCTACGAGGGGATCGACCACGCCCTGCGGACGGGCAAAGACATGGGCGACATCGGGACCGTCGTCATCGACGAGGTGCACACGCTCAAAGAGGAAGAACGGGGGCATCGACTGGACGGCCTCATCTCGCGGTTGAAGTACACCTGCGAACAGCGAGCGAAGCGGCGTGATAGCTACGACGGCGCACAGTGGGTCTACCTCTCCGCGACCGTCGGCAACCCCGAGCAGTTAGCGACGGCGCTCGAGGCGAAACTCATCGAGTTCGAGGAGCGCCCGGTGCCGATCGAGCGCCACGTCACGTTCGCCGACGGCCAGGAGAAGGTTCGTATCGAGAACAAACTCGTCAAACGCGCGTTCGACACCGAGTCCTCGAAGGGGTATCGCGGGCAGACGATCATCTTCACGAACTCCCGGCGACGGTGTCACGAAATCTCGCGAAAGCTCGAGTACTCCGCCGCGCCGTACCACGCGGGGCTGGACTACCGAAAGCGAAAGCAGGTCGAACGCCAGTTCGGCGAGCAGGAGTTGTCCGCGGTCGTCACGACCGCAGCCCTCGCGGCGGGGGTCGACTTCCCGGCCTCCCAGGTCATCTTCGACTCGCTGGCGATGGGGATCGAGTGGCTCTCAGTACAGGAGTTCCACCAGATGCTCGGCCGCGCGGGTCGGCCGGACTATCACGACGAGGGGACGGTGTACATCCTCGTCGAACCCGACTGCGCGTACCACAACTCAATGGAAATGAGCGAAGACGAGGTCGCCTTCAAACTGTTAAAGGGAGACATGGAATCGGTGATGACCCACTACGACGAGGGCGCAGCCGTCGAGGAGACGCTCGCGAACATTACGGTCGGCGGGAAAGCCGCGAAGGCGCTCAACGATCGCATGCTCGGTGACGTTCCGACGAAACACGCCATCGGGAAGCTGCTACAGTACGACTTCATCGACGGCTTCGAACCCACGCCGCTTGGACGAGTCATCACGAGACACTTCCTCGACCCCGGCGACGCGTTCGCGCTGCTCGACGGCATTCGGAAGGACGCCCACCCCTACGAACTCGTCGCCGACCTCGAGCTCCGAGACGACGATCTGTAG